The proteins below come from a single Trueperaceae bacterium genomic window:
- a CDS encoding sugar ABC transporter permease, whose protein sequence is MLVVPGAWKRFLAASALVILGISAVAYLYGLATRPLRAARYAVTAGTHIFLWLVILAVFYPVAYLLAVALNRNDTLAGALPREGNLLVRAGVVPNPADFSLVQFQKVLAETHVLWYQWLLVAALLLATLILVGTFVSPRFGHAPARAERTRALAGWGIFVAAALLVVSVQPGQFYGVRASDGARLPASIGGMVPLYIRNTLLVSGVTGVMAVLLSTTAGYAFSRLRFQGRYGTLLAFVFVQMFPTFMALVAIFYLMSRLDLLNTFTGLILAYSGGAIAFSSWIFKGYLDSVSPSLEEAAMVDGATRWGSFWRIILPISVPMLLFIFLQQFIGTYSEFILANTILVGQDLWTVGVGLRNFSTNQFATQWGAMAAAAVLGSVPILIVFYSFQNALTGQFTAGGVKG, encoded by the coding sequence ATGCTGGTCGTGCCCGGCGCCTGGAAGCGCTTCCTGGCCGCCAGCGCCCTCGTGATCCTCGGCATCAGCGCCGTCGCCTACCTCTACGGCCTCGCCACGCGCCCGCTGCGCGCGGCGCGCTACGCCGTAACCGCCGGCACGCACATCTTCCTCTGGCTGGTGATCCTCGCCGTCTTCTACCCTGTCGCCTACCTGCTGGCAGTGGCGCTCAACCGCAACGACACGCTCGCGGGCGCGCTGCCGCGGGAGGGCAACCTGCTCGTTCGCGCGGGCGTGGTGCCCAACCCGGCCGACTTCTCGCTCGTGCAGTTCCAGAAGGTCCTGGCGGAGACGCACGTCCTCTGGTACCAGTGGTTGCTGGTCGCGGCCCTCCTGCTCGCGACGCTCATCCTGGTCGGCACGTTCGTGTCGCCGCGCTTCGGGCACGCCCCGGCGCGCGCCGAACGCACGCGCGCCCTCGCCGGCTGGGGGATCTTCGTCGCCGCCGCCCTGCTCGTCGTCAGCGTGCAGCCCGGCCAGTTCTACGGCGTGAGGGCGAGCGACGGCGCTCGCCTGCCCGCCAGCATCGGCGGCATGGTGCCGCTCTACATCCGCAACACGCTGCTCGTCTCGGGCGTCACCGGCGTGATGGCGGTGTTACTGTCCACCACCGCCGGCTACGCCTTCTCGCGGCTCAGGTTCCAGGGGCGCTACGGCACGCTGCTCGCGTTCGTGTTCGTGCAGATGTTCCCGACCTTCATGGCGCTCGTCGCGATCTTCTACCTGATGAGCCGCCTCGACCTGCTCAACACCTTCACCGGCCTGATCCTGGCCTACTCCGGCGGCGCCATAGCCTTCTCGTCGTGGATCTTCAAGGGCTACCTCGACTCCGTCAGCCCCAGCCTCGAGGAGGCCGCCATGGTCGACGGCGCCACCCGCTGGGGCTCATTCTGGCGCATCATCCTCCCCATCAGCGTCCCCATGCTCCTGTTCATCTTCCTGCAGCAGTTCATCGGCACGTACAGCGAGTTCATCCTCGCGAACACGATCCTGGTGGGTCAGGACCTCTGGACGGTGGGCGTGGGCCTCCGCAACTTCTCCACCAACCAGTTCGCCACGCAGTGGGGCGCAATGGCCGCCGCCGCGGTCCTCGGCAGCGTCCCGATCCTGATCGTCTTCTACTCGTTCCAGAACGCCCTGACCGGACAGTTCACGGCGGGAGGCGTGAAGGGGTGA
- the glpK gene encoding glycerol kinase GlpK — protein sequence MVAPGPYVLALDQGTTSSRALLVAADGRIVSVAQKEFPQHYPRPGWVEHDALDLWSSQVGVAGEAIARAGVPAGAVAGIGITNQRETTVLYDRATLRPIANAIVWQDRRTAPEVEALRAAGHEELVRAKTGLLLDPYFSATKIAWLLDHVPGARERAEAGALAFGTVDTWLAARLTGGAAHVTDVSNASRTLLFDIHERRWDDELLELFRVPRALLPEVVPSSHVVGHAEAGPLGGLPVAALIGDQQAATFGQACFTPGQAKATYGTGAFLVLNTGTTAQAPFDRLLTTVAWQQGKAVEYALEGSIFMAGAVLQWLRDGLGIVRDAAEASALASSVPDAGGVVFVPALTGLGAPHWDPRARGTVLGISRGTTAAHLARAALEGVALQVADVLRTMQSASSAPLAELRVDGGASRSDLLMQLQADVSGVEVVRSAESETTALGAAYLAGLALGVWPDRDAVAANWRAGRRFTPRITDRERDAMLARWAEAVSRARGWAEA from the coding sequence GTGGTCGCCCCCGGCCCCTACGTCCTCGCCCTCGACCAGGGCACGACGAGCTCGCGGGCGCTGCTGGTCGCCGCGGACGGTCGCATCGTCAGCGTCGCGCAGAAGGAGTTCCCGCAACACTACCCTCGGCCAGGTTGGGTCGAGCACGACGCGCTCGACCTCTGGTCCAGCCAGGTCGGCGTCGCCGGCGAGGCCATCGCCCGGGCCGGCGTGCCCGCGGGGGCGGTGGCCGGCATCGGCATCACCAACCAGCGCGAGACGACGGTGCTCTACGACCGGGCCACCCTCAGGCCCATCGCCAACGCCATCGTCTGGCAGGACCGCCGCACGGCGCCGGAGGTGGAGGCCCTGCGGGCCGCCGGGCACGAGGAGCTGGTGCGCGCCAAGACCGGACTGCTCCTAGACCCGTACTTCTCCGCGACCAAGATCGCGTGGCTACTCGATCACGTGCCCGGAGCGCGGGAGCGGGCGGAGGCGGGCGCCCTCGCCTTCGGCACCGTCGACACGTGGCTCGCCGCCCGCCTCACCGGCGGCGCGGCGCACGTGACCGACGTGTCCAACGCCTCGCGCACCCTCCTGTTCGACATCCACGAGCGCCGCTGGGACGACGAGCTGCTCGAGCTGTTCCGCGTGCCGCGCGCCTTGCTGCCGGAGGTCGTGCCCTCCTCCCACGTCGTCGGCCACGCCGAGGCCGGCCCCCTGGGCGGACTGCCGGTAGCGGCGCTCATAGGCGACCAGCAGGCGGCCACCTTCGGCCAGGCGTGTTTCACGCCCGGCCAGGCCAAGGCGACCTACGGCACCGGCGCGTTCCTGGTGCTCAACACGGGGACCACGGCGCAAGCACCCTTCGACCGCCTCCTGACCACGGTCGCGTGGCAGCAGGGAAAGGCGGTGGAGTACGCGCTCGAGGGCAGCATCTTCATGGCGGGCGCCGTCTTGCAGTGGCTGCGCGACGGGCTGGGGATCGTGCGCGACGCCGCCGAGGCGAGCGCGCTGGCGAGCAGCGTCCCGGACGCGGGTGGCGTCGTCTTCGTGCCGGCCCTCACAGGGCTGGGGGCGCCGCACTGGGACCCAAGGGCGCGCGGCACCGTCTTGGGCATCAGCCGCGGGACCACCGCCGCCCACCTGGCGCGCGCCGCCCTCGAGGGCGTCGCCCTGCAGGTGGCCGACGTGCTGCGCACCATGCAGAGCGCCTCCAGCGCGCCGCTCGCCGAGCTGCGGGTCGACGGCGGCGCCTCGCGCAGCGACCTCCTCATGCAGCTCCAGGCGGACGTGTCGGGCGTGGAGGTCGTGCGCTCGGCCGAGAGCGAGACCACCGCGCTCGGCGCGGCCTACCTGGCCGGGCTCGCCCTTGGCGTATGGCCCGACCGCGACGCAGTCGCCGCCAACTGGCGCGCCGGCCGCCGCTTCACGCCCCGCATCACGGACAGGGAGCGCGACGCCATGCTCGCGCGCTGGGCGGAGGCGGTCTCCCGCGCCCGCGGCTGGGCGGAGGCCTGA